One region of Zingiber officinale cultivar Zhangliang chromosome 7B, Zo_v1.1, whole genome shotgun sequence genomic DNA includes:
- the LOC122006175 gene encoding DNA-binding protein S1FA-like: protein MDESFSDAAGHVIRERATNGLNPGLVVLLFIGGLVLLFLVGNYALYTYAQRTLPPRKKKPVSKKKMKKERLRQGVSAPGE from the exons ATGGACGAATCGTTCTCGGATGCTGCA GGACACGTAATCAGGGAGAGAGCAACTAACGGACTGAACCCTGGACTGGTGGTCTTGCTTTTTATTGGTGGACTTGTATTGTTATTCCTTGTTGGCAATTATGCTCTCTATACTTACGCACAGAGAACCCTTCCGCCTAGGAAGAAGAAGCCCGTGTCaaaaaagaagatgaagaaggaaAGGCTCAGGCAGGGGGTCAGTGCCCCTGGAGAATAA
- the LOC122006174 gene encoding prosaposin-like isoform X2, which yields MGSRLSFMLLMLAVSLVSVNARNGVIFNDLVLQKDSGVESQSDVRRNQKFCTLCEDYASQALNYIGNNETQSEILSRLNRVCSRFHFYEKECNSLVDQYVSFVFLEVSTITPEQLCEKVNLCGEETGLLKLPKQENTCNLCHIVVVQTLIKLKDPDTQLDVADILLKICSSLGNYGPQCQMLVFKFLPQILIDVQTFLETTDICTAIHVCEDNEHSTGSMIADA from the exons ATGGGCTCAAgattaagttttatgcttctgaTGCTGGCAGTTAGCTTAGTCTCTGTAAATGCCAGAAATGGGGTTATCTTCAATGATTTAG TTCTCCAAAAGGATAGTGGAGTAGAAAGTCAAAGTGATGTCAGAAGAAACCAAAAATTTTGCACACTTTGTGAAGATTATGCTTCCCAGGCTTTAAACTACATTGGCAACAATGAAACTCAAAGTGAGATTCTTAGTAGACTTAACAGAGTATGCTCTCGTTTTCATTTTTATGAGAAAGAG TGCAATTCATTGGTAGATCAGTATGTGTCATTTGTTTTCCTGGAGGTTTCAACAATAACTCCTGAGCAATTATGTGAAAAAGTGAATCTCTGTGGGGAGGAGACTGGTCTTTTGAAACTGCCAAAGCAAGAGAATACCTGCAACCTTTGCCATATTGTTGTTGTACAGACTCTTATCAAGTTGAAAGATCCGGATACTCAG CTTGATGTGGCAGACATTCTTCTTAAGATATGCAGTTCATTGGGAAATTATGGTCCACAG TGCCAGATGTTGGTCTTCAAATTTCTCCCGCAAATCCTGATCGATGTCCAGACATTTCTCGAGACAACAGACATCTGCACTGCCATACACGTTTGCGAAGACAATGAACATAGCACTGGATCAATGATTGCTGATGCTTGA
- the LOC122006173 gene encoding uncharacterized protein LOC122006173, which translates to MAILGSGIASDASAATPSFLLKEDGFDESKDGPKEVKLRDLESVLQVQDVGNQPSNSSTINEAKVLRCQPKEGNSLISVAAESLVLDKLVSKSTNDSSAEKVASHLTLGPPEPSKECEQTRVNIGLGVDLNYDHPSHIAEYDPFNPFKKLVEIKSADASECGSTTGPMEESEPLRKWKQMKQNGFLSYSHSGIAVPKQQSSQPRKRKSDRSQSKSEFSKKEQITRFANLAAPSGLLSGLNPGIINHVRNTKQVHSIIKAVVKSEKHDGQIRNRISDQIGRGTKEIIGRRKDHIHDNVSTSTHNPCISPSMEYLSKENETEMAKHNFHQGACATSQLTSGCEDDALTLKLSSTATLVSEIASSGAHDHFSDNQQNLDSLSIEAAKIASQWLDLLQQDIKGRLAALRRSKKRVKNVILTELPYLISKEFAPNQENEPHSSQSSEFACSTKEMHVSRWKSLFSQMDRALSEEGKQLENWLKQVQEMQLHCENGLKFVGSSVSSHLISADNPSKFNAPEALELKYAVWAAAASIYSTCNLITKTDKS; encoded by the exons ATGGCCATTCTTGGCTCAGGAATAGCGTCGGATGCATCAGCCGCTACTCCCAGCTTTCTGCTCAAG GAGGACGGCTTCGATGAGTCGAAAGATGGGCCGAAAGAAGTCAAGCTGCGAGATCTGGAGTCGGTGCTTCAGGTCCAAG ACGTTGGGAACCAACCTTCAAATTCGTCAACCATAAATGAAGCCAAGGTACTTCGATGCCAACCAAAAGAAGGAAATTCGTTAATCTCAGTAGCTGCTGAATCATTAGTTTTGGATAAGCTTGTATCAAAGAGCACAAATGATAGTTCAGCTGAAAAAGTTGCTTCTCATCTAACACTGGGTCCTCCTGAGCCTAGTAAAGAGTGTGAGCAAACTAGAGTTAACATTGGCCTTGGAGTGGATCTCAATTATGATCATCCCTCACATATAGCAGAATACGATCCATTTAATCCCTTCAAGAAGTTGGTAGAAATCAAGTCTGCAGATGCTTCTGAGTGTGGAAGTACCACAGGTCCTATGGAGGAAAGCGAACCTTTGAGGAAGTGGAAACAGATGAAACAAAATGGCTTTCTTTCATATTCACACAGTGGCATAGCAGTGCCCAAACAGCAGAGCAGTCAGCCAAGAAAGAGAAAATCTGATAGAAGTCAAAGCAAGAGTGAGTTTTCAAAAAAAGAGCAGATTACTAGGTTCGCAAATCTTGCTGCACCAAGTGGATTACTTTCTGGATTAAATCCAGGAATAATCAACCATGTAAGAAATACAAAGCAAGTTCACTCCATTATAAAAGCTGTCGTGAAATCAGAGAAACATGATGGACAAATTCGGAATAGAATTAGTGACCAAATAGGTAGAGGGACTAAAGAAATTATTGGCAGAAGGAAGGATCATATTCACGACAATGTTTCAACATCTACACATAATCCATGTATTTCTCCAAGCATGGAGTATCTAAGTAAGGAGAATGAAACAGAGATGGCTAAACACAATTTTCATCAAGGAGCTTGTGCAACTTCACAGCTGACCTCTGGATGCGAGGATGATGCACTGACATTGAAACTCTCATCAACTGCTACTTTGGTTTCAGAAATTGCTAGCAGCGGAGCACATGATCATTTTTCTGACAATCAGCAAAATCTTGATTCTTTGTCTATAGAAG CTGCTAAAATTGCATCTCAGTGGTTAGACCTTCTTCAACAGGATATCAAAGGGCGCCTTGCTG CACTAAGGCGTAGCAAGAAGAGGGTAAAGAATGTCATACTGACTGAACTACCATACTTGATTTCCAAAGAATTTGCACCCAATCAAGAAAATGAACCTCATTCTTCACAATCATCTGAGTTTGCTTGTTCAACCAAAGAGATGCATGTGTCACGTTGGAAGTCACTTTTCAGTCAGATGGATAGAGCACTgtctgaagagggaaaacaacTT GAGAATTGGTTAAAACAAGTTCAAGAAATGCAACTACACTGTGAGAACGGTCTTAAGTTTGTCGGCTCATCCGTTTCTTCACATTTAATTTCAGCGGACAATCCAAG
- the LOC122006174 gene encoding prosaposin-like isoform X1 — translation MGSRLSFMLLMLAVSLVSVNARNGVIFNDLVAVLQKDSGVESQSDVRRNQKFCTLCEDYASQALNYIGNNETQSEILSRLNRVCSRFHFYEKECNSLVDQYVSFVFLEVSTITPEQLCEKVNLCGEETGLLKLPKQENTCNLCHIVVVQTLIKLKDPDTQLDVADILLKICSSLGNYGPQCQMLVFKFLPQILIDVQTFLETTDICTAIHVCEDNEHSTGSMIADA, via the exons ATGGGCTCAAgattaagttttatgcttctgaTGCTGGCAGTTAGCTTAGTCTCTGTAAATGCCAGAAATGGGGTTATCTTCAATGATTTAG TTGCAGTTCTCCAAAAGGATAGTGGAGTAGAAAGTCAAAGTGATGTCAGAAGAAACCAAAAATTTTGCACACTTTGTGAAGATTATGCTTCCCAGGCTTTAAACTACATTGGCAACAATGAAACTCAAAGTGAGATTCTTAGTAGACTTAACAGAGTATGCTCTCGTTTTCATTTTTATGAGAAAGAG TGCAATTCATTGGTAGATCAGTATGTGTCATTTGTTTTCCTGGAGGTTTCAACAATAACTCCTGAGCAATTATGTGAAAAAGTGAATCTCTGTGGGGAGGAGACTGGTCTTTTGAAACTGCCAAAGCAAGAGAATACCTGCAACCTTTGCCATATTGTTGTTGTACAGACTCTTATCAAGTTGAAAGATCCGGATACTCAG CTTGATGTGGCAGACATTCTTCTTAAGATATGCAGTTCATTGGGAAATTATGGTCCACAG TGCCAGATGTTGGTCTTCAAATTTCTCCCGCAAATCCTGATCGATGTCCAGACATTTCTCGAGACAACAGACATCTGCACTGCCATACACGTTTGCGAAGACAATGAACATAGCACTGGATCAATGATTGCTGATGCTTGA